Proteins encoded in a region of the Nocardia asteroides genome:
- a CDS encoding GAF and ANTAR domain-containing protein — protein sequence MSPEARPAEVLAEDRMVLEQLGTVFARMSGLFLSAETVNTALTLISSLAAEVVPGTLGAGITRSDPTGDRVTAAATDEVVERADELQYQLGLGPCLTAWSDRVVVRVDDLGADDRWSAWSKKVVELGLGSSLSAPLVAGKRSFGVLKVYAGHPGAYGRREEHLLSMFATQAAMLLANSRAAENAERLSAQIADTLRAREAITLAKGIVMARDGVDERTAFLALVSAAQQQHLTVRRIAEQLARSTVRLRR from the coding sequence ATGTCCCCAGAGGCTCGGCCTGCGGAGGTTCTCGCGGAAGACCGCATGGTGCTGGAGCAGCTCGGGACGGTGTTCGCGCGTATGTCGGGCTTGTTCTTGTCGGCGGAGACGGTGAATACGGCGCTGACCTTGATCAGCTCGCTGGCCGCTGAGGTCGTGCCCGGCACGCTGGGAGCCGGGATCACCCGGTCGGACCCTACGGGCGACCGGGTGACCGCGGCGGCCACCGACGAAGTTGTCGAGCGCGCCGATGAGTTGCAGTACCAGCTGGGTTTGGGCCCGTGCTTGACCGCTTGGTCCGACCGCGTCGTGGTGCGTGTCGACGACCTCGGCGCCGACGATCGCTGGTCGGCCTGGTCGAAGAAGGTGGTCGAGCTGGGGCTGGGTTCGTCGCTGAGTGCACCGCTGGTAGCGGGGAAGCGATCGTTCGGTGTGCTGAAGGTCTACGCCGGGCACCCCGGCGCCTACGGGCGGCGTGAGGAGCACCTGTTGAGCATGTTCGCCACGCAGGCGGCCATGCTGCTCGCCAACTCGCGGGCCGCCGAGAACGCCGAGCGCCTCAGCGCGCAGATCGCCGACACCTTACGTGCGCGTGAGGCGATCACCTTGGCCAAGGGCATCGTGATGGCTCGCGACGGGGTCGATGAGCGGACCGCCTTCCTCGCATTGGTCAGCGCCGCTCAGCAACAGCACCTCACCGTGCGACGGATCGCCGAACAGCTCGCCCGGTCCACGGTGCGGCTACGCCGGTGA
- a CDS encoding FAD-dependent oxidoreductase produces MRLGAPVSRRGGDPRRVRYPAAAGHMDVGRGGRRPRAVVVGAGIAGLAAATGLAERGFHVEVIERERYLGGRVGAWTEQLPDRSTVGMNRGFHAFFAQYYNLRKLLARTDPQLRRLRRLDDYPLVDAEGRRDTFRHLPSAPPWNALAFALRSPTFRLRDLIRMDPRAAAPLAAVSVPDIYHRIDHLDAETFLRRVKFPDAARHLAFEVFSRSFFVAPQHMSAAELATMFHIYFLGSSEGLLFDVAEDNFDVSLWTPLADYLTAPRLPQRPGTVRFHLGVCVDRIETDDATGFRVVDDTDAETAADAVVLAVDVTGLRRIVAASPTLGNAPWRSQVARMAVAPSFAVLRLWLNQPVRADRPSFLGTGNLDPLDNISVVNTYEKQAADWARGNGGSVVELHAYAVADEIPRDGARQEVRDRLLTRLYEIYPETAEARVVGESMLWRQDCPRFAPGDFARRPGVPTPHPRLVLAGDGIRVDLPVALMERAATTGWVAANTLVRQWGGTGHSLQTVPSHGRSAILRTLATRGGTP; encoded by the coding sequence ATGAGGCTCGGTGCGCCGGTTTCTCGGCGCGGCGGGGATCCCCGGCGAGTGCGCTATCCCGCGGCCGCGGGGCACATGGACGTCGGCCGTGGCGGCCGGCGCCCGCGCGCCGTTGTGGTCGGTGCCGGGATCGCGGGCTTGGCGGCCGCGACGGGGCTGGCCGAACGGGGATTTCACGTCGAGGTCATCGAACGCGAGCGGTACCTGGGTGGGCGTGTGGGCGCCTGGACCGAACAGCTTCCCGACCGCAGCACGGTCGGGATGAACCGTGGCTTCCACGCTTTCTTCGCGCAGTACTACAATCTCCGGAAACTGCTGGCCCGCACCGATCCGCAGTTACGCAGGCTGCGCCGGCTCGACGACTACCCGCTCGTCGATGCCGAGGGCCGCCGCGACACCTTTCGTCATCTGCCCAGCGCCCCGCCTTGGAATGCGCTCGCCTTCGCGCTGCGCAGCCCGACGTTTCGACTGCGCGATCTCATTCGTATGGACCCACGCGCTGCCGCGCCGCTGGCCGCGGTCTCGGTTCCGGACATCTACCACCGAATCGATCACTTGGATGCGGAAACTTTCCTGCGTCGCGTCAAGTTTCCCGACGCAGCCCGCCACCTCGCGTTCGAGGTCTTCTCGCGCAGTTTCTTCGTCGCTCCCCAGCACATGTCCGCCGCCGAGCTGGCGACGATGTTCCACATCTACTTCCTGGGTTCCAGCGAAGGCCTGCTGTTCGATGTGGCAGAAGACAATTTCGACGTCAGCTTGTGGACACCGCTCGCGGACTACCTCACCGCGCCGCGACTGCCCCAGCGGCCGGGCACGGTCCGCTTCCACCTGGGTGTATGTGTCGACCGAATCGAGACCGACGACGCGACCGGGTTCCGAGTGGTCGACGACACCGATGCCGAGACGGCCGCCGACGCGGTGGTCCTGGCCGTCGATGTCACCGGGCTGCGCCGGATCGTCGCCGCGTCTCCCACGCTGGGCAATGCCCCGTGGCGTTCGCAGGTAGCCCGTATGGCCGTCGCGCCATCCTTCGCCGTGCTTCGTCTGTGGCTGAACCAGCCGGTGCGCGCCGACCGTCCGAGCTTCCTCGGCACCGGAAATCTGGATCCGCTCGACAACATCAGCGTGGTGAACACCTACGAGAAGCAAGCGGCGGACTGGGCACGCGGAAACGGTGGAAGTGTCGTCGAATTGCACGCCTACGCCGTCGCGGACGAGATACCGCGCGACGGGGCACGTCAGGAGGTGCGCGACCGGTTGCTGACACGGCTGTACGAGATCTATCCCGAGACCGCCGAGGCCCGCGTCGTGGGGGAGAGCATGCTGTGGCGGCAGGACTGCCCACGGTTCGCGCCCGGCGACTTCGCTCGGCGGCCCGGTGTGCCGACTCCGCACCCGCGGTTGGTCCTGGCAGGCGACGGCATACGCGTCGACCTGCCGGTAGCGCTGATGGAACGGGCCGCGACCACCGGCTGGGTCGCGGCGAACACGCTGGTGCGTCAGTGGGGCGGTACCGGCCACTCTTTGCAGACGGTCCCCAGCCATGGCCGATCGGCGATTCTGCGCACTCTCGCCACTCGCGGGGGGACACCGTGA
- a CDS encoding potassium channel family protein — protein MPDTHAEFTRRQSWERMAGIPMMALALVFLGVYAWQVLDTGASPRLDAWLTRVDVAIWAAFALDFAVRLWLSGNRLRFLRTHPVDLLIVVLPPLRPLRLLRAAMLVIGTLNRNTRTRARLAVFVGASSILLLLLCSLAFFDAEYGATDSKIHDFGDALWWSMVSVTTVGYGDVYPVTTEGRLISLILMTLGIGLISFAIGTTTSWVMDQLKSVEANVENTDREITELVAEIKALRAEVAALRSIAIAPAAVPTE, from the coding sequence ATGCCCGACACACATGCCGAGTTCACCCGCAGACAGTCCTGGGAGCGGATGGCCGGCATCCCCATGATGGCGCTGGCCCTTGTATTCCTCGGCGTCTATGCCTGGCAGGTGCTCGATACCGGGGCCTCACCTCGTCTGGACGCCTGGCTCACCCGGGTGGACGTGGCGATCTGGGCGGCGTTCGCGCTCGATTTCGCGGTGCGGTTGTGGCTGTCCGGGAACCGGTTGCGGTTCCTGCGCACCCACCCGGTCGACTTGTTGATCGTGGTGCTGCCGCCGCTTCGCCCGCTGCGGCTGCTGCGGGCCGCCATGCTCGTGATCGGCACGTTGAACCGGAACACGAGGACCAGAGCCAGGCTCGCGGTGTTCGTCGGGGCCAGTTCGATACTCCTGCTGCTGCTGTGCAGCCTGGCCTTCTTCGACGCCGAGTACGGGGCGACCGACAGCAAGATCCACGATTTCGGTGACGCGCTGTGGTGGTCGATGGTGTCGGTGACCACCGTCGGCTACGGCGATGTGTATCCGGTGACCACCGAAGGCCGTTTGATCTCGTTGATCCTGATGACCTTGGGTATCGGCCTGATCAGTTTCGCGATCGGCACCACCACCAGCTGGGTGATGGATCAGCTGAAGAGTGTCGAGGCGAATGTGGAGAATACCGACCGGGAGATCACCGAACTCGTCGCCGAGATCAAAGCCCTGCGCGCAGAAGTGGCCGCGCTGCGCTCCATCGCGATTGCGCCGGCTGCCGTGCCGACCGAATGA
- a CDS encoding DUF1360 domain-containing protein encodes MTANRRPLGGYVVTMVAYATVVLAVVLLGSATGRKLPRAMSVGDLVVTAFAAHKLSRLGTKAAITAPVRALFTQPVPHDGGPGEVAEEPKGTEGIKHSIGELLSCPFCFDVWAITGLTIGHVFAPRATRVLADAAAALAGADFLHLAYATAQQIAQGEFPAGR; translated from the coding sequence ATGACCGCCAACCGTCGTCCCTTGGGAGGATATGTCGTCACGATGGTGGCTTACGCGACCGTGGTGTTGGCGGTCGTGCTGCTGGGGAGCGCGACGGGCCGCAAACTCCCGCGCGCGATGAGCGTCGGCGATCTGGTGGTGACCGCGTTCGCCGCCCACAAGCTGTCGCGTCTGGGGACCAAGGCCGCGATCACGGCGCCGGTGCGTGCCCTGTTCACGCAGCCGGTCCCGCACGACGGCGGGCCCGGAGAAGTGGCCGAGGAGCCGAAAGGGACCGAGGGGATCAAGCACAGCATCGGTGAGTTGCTGAGCTGCCCGTTCTGCTTCGACGTGTGGGCGATCACCGGCTTGACCATCGGCCACGTCTTCGCGCCGCGGGCGACGCGAGTGCTGGCAGACGCCGCGGCGGCTTTGGCCGGCGCCGATTTCCTGCACCTGGCGTACGCCACTGCTCAGCAGATCGCCCAGGGAGAATTTCCGGCGGGCCGATGA
- a CDS encoding lycopene cyclase domain-containing protein gives MSVVGPGYTLPAVVAVVGVCLVECALLRTGLFRRPGYWLTMLIVLGFQIPVDGWLTRLDAPIVRYNPEHILGLRFPWDIPVEDFLFGFVLVTSVLLGWERARQRQGGVRQ, from the coding sequence ATGAGCGTCGTGGGTCCGGGGTACACGCTGCCCGCCGTGGTGGCGGTTGTCGGGGTGTGTCTGGTCGAGTGCGCGCTGCTGCGGACCGGGCTGTTCCGGCGACCCGGCTACTGGCTGACGATGCTGATCGTCCTGGGGTTCCAGATTCCCGTCGACGGCTGGTTGACCAGGCTCGACGCACCGATCGTGCGGTACAACCCGGAACACATTCTCGGACTTCGATTCCCATGGGATATCCCGGTGGAGGACTTCCTGTTCGGTTTCGTTCTGGTGACGTCGGTGCTACTGGGCTGGGAGCGGGCACGGCAGCGGCAGGGGGGTGTCCGGCAATGA
- the ligA gene encoding NAD-dependent DNA ligase LigA — protein sequence MEAGERIRVLADRIVALRDAYYQGSPLVADAEYDAIEDELRGLIEAHPDLTPDPNPLEQVGAPAVLHAPVRHSRPMLSLEKATKPEQVAAFFDRFPGQPVVVMPKLDGLSLALIYEHGRLVRAVTRGDGTTGDDVTVLVRALVDGVPERIDVPGRVEVRGEAVMLRSTFLTYNTAHPDKPLINPRNAAAGTLRAKDPATVSERRLQFFGFDLDTPADSAALDLQEGLAALGITGADMRHCADAEQAQAAITAIEQGRNELDYDLDGAVLRLADRDAYAAAGTRSNSPRGALAFKFAAEEKTTLLSEVVWDVGKTGKIVPVAWLQPVFVGGTTVTKATLANQEVIRARDIKVGDTVLVRRAGDVIPFVAGVLDASQRTGEEREIVPPTACPSCEQPVTEQGNSRELFCTNVSCPAQTVRRLIHWASRAAADIDAIGQVWIERLAEAGILERPSDFYTLTKERLLEFDRIGEVSAARMIDSIDASRRVGLRRALIGLAIPMASDGTAARLARAGFGSLEEVADAGEERLLAVEDIGPKVAASLVTHLTRLRPELERLRAAGVCLDVREEDLPPVIAAGAPLEGKTVVITGAISDPRSGEKVARPTFQRLCEKAGATAASSVSANTDLLITGAGVGDSKLAKAQKLGVEVVDQGEIWNLLIAATIV from the coding sequence GTGGAAGCTGGGGAACGTATCCGGGTGCTCGCGGACCGCATTGTGGCACTGCGCGACGCTTACTATCAGGGCTCGCCGCTGGTCGCGGACGCCGAGTACGACGCGATCGAGGACGAACTGCGTGGCCTGATCGAGGCGCACCCCGACCTCACGCCCGACCCGAATCCGCTGGAGCAGGTCGGGGCGCCCGCAGTGCTGCACGCCCCGGTCCGGCATTCGCGTCCGATGCTGTCACTGGAGAAAGCGACCAAGCCCGAACAAGTCGCGGCGTTCTTCGACCGCTTCCCCGGCCAGCCCGTCGTGGTGATGCCCAAACTCGACGGCCTGTCCCTCGCACTGATCTACGAGCACGGGCGGCTGGTGCGAGCCGTGACCCGAGGTGACGGCACCACCGGCGACGACGTGACCGTGCTGGTCCGCGCGTTGGTCGACGGCGTCCCCGAACGGATCGACGTTCCCGGGCGGGTGGAGGTGCGCGGCGAGGCCGTGATGCTGCGCTCGACCTTCCTTACCTACAACACCGCCCATCCCGACAAGCCGCTGATCAATCCGCGCAACGCCGCCGCGGGCACACTGCGGGCGAAGGACCCGGCCACAGTCTCCGAGCGTCGCCTGCAGTTCTTCGGTTTCGACTTGGACACCCCGGCCGACTCCGCCGCGCTCGACCTGCAGGAGGGCCTGGCGGCACTGGGGATCACAGGCGCGGACATGCGCCACTGCGCCGATGCCGAACAAGCACAGGCCGCGATCACCGCGATCGAGCAAGGTCGCAACGAGTTGGACTACGACCTCGACGGCGCGGTGCTACGGCTGGCCGACCGAGATGCCTACGCCGCGGCCGGGACTCGGTCGAACTCCCCACGTGGCGCGCTGGCATTCAAGTTCGCCGCCGAGGAGAAGACCACGTTGCTGTCCGAGGTGGTCTGGGACGTCGGCAAGACGGGCAAGATCGTCCCGGTCGCGTGGCTGCAGCCGGTGTTCGTGGGCGGCACGACGGTGACGAAAGCGACGCTGGCCAACCAAGAGGTGATCCGCGCCCGCGACATCAAGGTCGGTGACACCGTGCTGGTGCGCCGCGCGGGCGACGTGATCCCGTTCGTGGCGGGCGTGCTCGACGCTTCTCAGCGCACGGGCGAGGAGCGCGAGATCGTGCCGCCCACCGCCTGCCCCTCGTGTGAGCAGCCGGTGACCGAACAGGGCAACAGCCGAGAACTGTTCTGCACCAACGTTTCCTGCCCCGCGCAGACGGTGCGGAGGCTGATCCACTGGGCGTCGCGGGCGGCGGCCGACATCGACGCCATCGGGCAGGTGTGGATCGAACGCCTGGCCGAGGCCGGCATCCTGGAGCGCCCGTCGGACTTCTACACACTGACGAAGGAGCGCCTGCTCGAGTTCGACCGCATCGGCGAGGTCTCGGCCGCGCGCATGATCGACTCGATCGATGCCAGCCGCCGAGTAGGCCTGCGCCGCGCGCTGATCGGCCTGGCGATCCCGATGGCCTCCGACGGCACCGCCGCTCGACTGGCCCGAGCGGGATTCGGCTCCCTCGAGGAGGTCGCCGACGCGGGCGAGGAACGGCTCCTGGCGGTGGAGGACATCGGACCGAAGGTCGCCGCCTCCCTGGTCACGCACCTCACTCGCCTGCGTCCGGAACTGGAACGCCTGCGAGCGGCGGGCGTCTGCCTGGACGTGCGCGAGGAAGACCTTCCCCCGGTCATCGCGGCCGGCGCGCCACTGGAAGGAAAGACGGTGGTGATCACCGGCGCGATCAGCGACCCGCGCTCGGGCGAAAAGGTCGCCCGCCCGACATTCCAACGCCTGTGCGAGAAAGCGGGCGCGACGGCAGCGTCCTCGGTCTCGGCGAATACCGACCTTCTCATCACCGGTGCGGGAGTCGGTGACAGCAAGCTGGCCAAGGCGCAGAAGCTCGGCGTCGAGGTCGTCGACCAGGGCGAGATCTGGAATCTGCTCATCGCTGCCACGATCGTCTAG
- a CDS encoding serine/threonine-protein phosphatase, translated as MSDDFAADRGREQQRSLFLALKGAELSLEQLWLRYFGLGGVAGYLDIDAYAHSTGELPPLERDILAQAANERLDELTWSKHATFSRPIRDGEAPNAALSALLQLLKGTDLAPPDRLPAVTDAAGQALGVHITIYLADYDQRYLRPIPPGFANGHAAATEVELDIDSTLAGRAFRQVQMLPSHTSGGARLWVPLVDGAERLGVLRVAVDDPDDLYDPGLRMQCRWVSQLAGHMVTLMSQYGDAIDRIRLRTPRTVSGELIWSLLPPLTAGVDSFVVTGVVEPRHDVSGDAFDYALSEGTASLLVLDAVGHDLRSGLITATALAAYRGARHAGRGLFEQARTMDEHISDQFGSTVFATAVLTELDLRSGRLRYINAGHPDPLLMREGKVVKPLHAGHCRPLGLGLGDLRVGEEVLQPADWLVLYTDGITEARDHTGEFFGEARLFDFLRREAAAGYPPPETARRLIKAVLSHQNGELQDDATVLLARWTQPRQLTP; from the coding sequence ATGAGTGACGACTTCGCCGCCGACCGCGGCCGGGAGCAGCAGCGCAGCCTGTTCCTCGCGTTGAAGGGCGCTGAGCTCTCGCTCGAGCAGCTGTGGCTGCGTTACTTCGGCCTGGGTGGCGTGGCGGGTTACCTCGACATCGACGCCTACGCGCATTCGACCGGCGAGCTGCCACCGCTCGAGCGCGACATCCTTGCCCAAGCGGCCAACGAACGACTCGATGAATTGACCTGGTCGAAGCACGCCACCTTCAGCCGACCGATCCGCGACGGCGAAGCGCCCAACGCGGCATTGTCCGCCCTCTTACAGCTGTTGAAGGGCACCGACCTCGCCCCACCGGACCGGCTCCCCGCCGTCACCGACGCCGCCGGTCAGGCGCTCGGCGTCCACATCACGATCTACCTCGCCGACTACGACCAGCGATACCTGCGTCCCATCCCGCCCGGCTTCGCCAACGGCCACGCCGCAGCCACCGAGGTCGAACTCGACATCGACAGTACTCTGGCCGGTCGGGCCTTCCGGCAGGTACAGATGCTGCCCTCCCATACTTCCGGCGGGGCCCGGCTGTGGGTACCGCTGGTGGACGGAGCCGAGCGGCTCGGTGTCCTCCGCGTCGCGGTCGACGACCCCGACGACCTCTATGACCCCGGCCTGCGGATGCAATGCCGGTGGGTGTCGCAACTCGCGGGTCACATGGTCACCTTGATGTCGCAGTACGGCGACGCCATCGACCGGATCCGGCTGCGTACGCCCCGCACGGTCAGTGGGGAGCTGATCTGGTCACTGCTACCACCGCTGACCGCGGGGGTGGACAGCTTCGTCGTCACCGGCGTGGTGGAGCCCCGCCACGATGTCAGCGGCGACGCCTTCGATTACGCCCTTTCCGAGGGCACCGCCTCCCTGCTCGTGCTGGACGCTGTCGGCCACGACCTGCGCAGTGGCCTGATCACCGCCACCGCGCTGGCCGCCTATCGCGGCGCCCGCCACGCCGGGCGCGGTCTGTTCGAACAAGCGCGCACGATGGACGAGCACATCAGCGACCAGTTCGGCAGCACGGTGTTCGCCACCGCCGTACTGACCGAACTCGACTTGCGAAGCGGCCGCCTCCGCTATATCAACGCCGGCCACCCCGACCCACTGCTGATGCGCGAGGGGAAGGTCGTCAAACCCCTGCATGCCGGCCACTGCCGTCCGCTCGGGTTGGGTCTGGGAGACCTGCGCGTCGGCGAAGAGGTCCTGCAACCGGCGGACTGGCTGGTCCTCTACACCGATGGCATCACCGAAGCCCGCGACCACACCGGCGAATTCTTCGGTGAGGCGCGGCTGTTCGACTTCCTCCGCCGCGAAGCCGCCGCCGGTTACCCACCTCCGGAGACCGCTCGCCGACTCATCAAAGCCGTGTTGAGCCATCAGAACGGAGAACTCCAGGACGACGCCACCGTCCTGCTCGCCCGCTGGACTCAACCCCGGCAACTCACTCCATGA
- a CDS encoding Rieske (2Fe-2S) protein: protein MSKRAVFGRWPKNVPLQRFSPEEWSRQRPTHSDADPGLIAAALRWSQQRPSGNWYTFAASREIGRDRPFGTSIGGVELVAWRDERNSLHVGPGACPHLGAPLAEAQVDDAALICRWHGLRVDATGRARWRAYPSYDDGVLVWVRLDTIGEQPPTDAPIIGSRPADTTVHAVTSVTGVCEPRDIIANRLDPWHGSWLHPYSFTRLEVAQAPPRHDITAENHRFLLTVTFRVTRRLGVPVEAEFTCPDPRTIVMRIVSGEGTGSVIETHATPLGPGSDGRPRTAVIEAVIANSQRPGFRHARRALPVLRPLMTRAATRLWRDDLAYAERRYRLRTHQL from the coding sequence GTGAGCAAACGCGCCGTGTTCGGCAGGTGGCCGAAAAATGTTCCACTACAGCGCTTCTCGCCTGAGGAATGGTCCCGCCAGCGGCCGACTCACTCGGACGCGGACCCCGGTCTGATCGCGGCCGCACTGCGATGGTCACAACAGCGGCCCTCAGGTAACTGGTACACCTTCGCCGCCAGTCGCGAGATCGGGCGCGACCGTCCGTTCGGCACGAGCATCGGCGGGGTAGAACTCGTCGCCTGGCGAGACGAGCGGAACAGTCTGCATGTCGGTCCGGGAGCGTGCCCGCACCTGGGAGCTCCGCTTGCCGAGGCGCAGGTCGACGACGCCGCACTGATCTGCCGTTGGCACGGTCTACGGGTAGACGCGACCGGGCGCGCTCGATGGCGTGCGTACCCCAGTTACGACGATGGCGTGCTGGTCTGGGTGCGGCTGGACACGATCGGAGAGCAGCCACCGACCGACGCACCGATCATCGGCTCCCGCCCTGCCGATACCACCGTGCACGCGGTGACGAGCGTGACCGGCGTATGCGAGCCTCGCGACATCATCGCCAACCGGCTCGACCCCTGGCACGGCTCCTGGTTGCATCCGTACTCGTTCACCCGCCTGGAAGTGGCGCAGGCCCCGCCACGGCACGACATCACCGCGGAGAATCATCGGTTCCTGCTCACCGTGACCTTCCGCGTGACCCGCCGGCTCGGCGTGCCGGTCGAAGCCGAGTTCACCTGTCCGGATCCGCGCACCATCGTCATGCGCATCGTCTCCGGTGAGGGAACGGGAAGCGTGATCGAAACCCACGCGACACCACTGGGTCCCGGCTCCGACGGCCGTCCGCGCACCGCGGTGATCGAGGCCGTGATCGCGAACTCGCAGCGGCCGGGATTCCGGCACGCGCGCCGGGCACTGCCGGTGTTGCGCCCGCTGATGACTCGCGCCGCGACCCGGCTGTGGCGTGACGACCTGGCGTACGCCGAGCGCCGGTATCGACTGCGTACCCACCAGCTGTAG